From a single Brassica rapa cultivar Chiifu-401-42 chromosome A01, CAAS_Brap_v3.01, whole genome shotgun sequence genomic region:
- the LOC103862071 gene encoding CBL-interacting serine/threonine-protein kinase 8 isoform X2, with protein MVVVRKVGKYELGRTIGEGTFAKVKFAQNTETGESVAMKIVDRNTILKRKMVDQIKREISIMKLVRHPCVVRLYEVLASRTKIYIILEYITGGELFDKIVRNGRLSEAEARKYFHQLIDGVDYCHSKGVYHRDLKPENLLLDSQGNLKISDFGLSALPEQGVTILKTTCGTPNYVAPEVLSHKGYNGAVADVWSCGVILYVLMAGYLPFDEMDLPTLYSKIDNADFSCPSYFALGAKALIRRILDPNPETEQKEAQVGTRDTGPLTLNAFDLIILSQGLNLATLFDRGKDSMKHQTRFISHKPANVVLSSMEVVSQSMGFKTHIRNYKMRVEGLSANKSSHFSVILEVFKVAPSFLMVDIQNAAGDAEEYLKFYKTFCGKLDDIIWKPPDASVRNRVTKTKSKRR; from the exons ATGGTGGTGGTAAGAAAAGTAGGAAAGTATGAGTTAGGTAGAACAATCGGGGAAGGCACCTTCGCCAAAGTCAAGTTCGCTCAGAACACTGAGACCGGCGAGAGCGTCGCCATGAAGATCGTCGATCGCAACACCATCCTCAAACGCAAGATGGTTGATCAG ATTAAGAGGGAGATCTCGATCATGAAACTTGTTCGTCATCCTTGTGTTGTTCGTCTCTACGAG GTTCTAGCGAGCCGTACTAAGATTTACATCATCTTGGAGTATATTACTGGTGGTGAACTGTTTGATAAGATT GTTCGTAATGGACGTCTTAGTGAAGCTGAAGCTAGGAAGTACTTTCACCAGCTTATTGATGGAGTTGATTACTGTCATAGTAAAGGGGTTTACCACAGAGATCTAAAG CCGGAGAATCTTCTGCTGGATTCTCAAGGAAATCTCAAGATATCTGATTTTGGACTCAGTGCATTACCAGAACAA GGAGTTACCATCCTAAAGACAACGTGTGGAACTCCAAATTACGTTGCTCCTGAG GTTCTGAGTCATAAGGGTTATAATGGTGCTGTGGCAGATGTATGGTCCTGTGGGGTCATCCTTTATGTTCTTATGGCAGGATATCTTCCCTTTGATGAAATGGATCTCCCTACTTTATACAGTAAG ATCGACAATGCTGACTTCTCTTGCCCATCATATTTTGCCTTGGGAGCAAAGGCCTTGATCCGTAGAATTTTGGATCCAAATCCTGAAACT GAACAAAAAGAAGCACAGGTTGGAACAAGAGACACGGGTCCACTGACTCTAAATGCATTTGACCTTATTATTCTGTCTCAAGGCCTGAACCTTGCAACTCTTTTTGACCGTGGAAAG GACTCCATGAAGCATCAGACAAGGTTCATCTCACACAAGCCAGCAAACGTGGTTCTTTCAAGCATGGAAGTTGTGTCGCAGTCCATGGGCTTCAAGACTCACATTCGCAACTACAAA ATGAGAGTAGAAGGACTATCTGCAAATAAGTCGTCTCACTTCTCCGTCATTCTAGAA GTCTTTAAAGTTGCACCATCATTTCTCATGGTAGACATCCAAAATGCAGCAGGAGATGCAGAAGAATACCTCAAG TTCTACAAGACCTTTTGTGGTAAGCTGGATGACATCATCTGGAAGCCGCCAGATGCATCCGTGAGAAATCGAGTCACCAAGACCAAGAGTAAGAGACGTTGA
- the LOC103862071 gene encoding CBL-interacting serine/threonine-protein kinase 8 isoform X1 produces the protein MVVVRKVGKYELGRTIGEGTFAKVKFAQNTETGESVAMKIVDRNTILKRKMVDQIKREISIMKLVRHPCVVRLYEVLASRTKIYIILEYITGGELFDKIVRNGRLSEAEARKYFHQLIDGVDYCHSKGVYHRDLKPENLLLDSQGNLKISDFGLSALPEQGVTILKTTCGTPNYVAPEVLSHKGYNGAVADVWSCGVILYVLMAGYLPFDEMDLPTLYSKIDNADFSCPSYFALGAKALIRRILDPNPETRITIAEIRKDEWFVKDYTPVQVIDYEHVNLDDVYAAFDDPEEQKEAQVGTRDTGPLTLNAFDLIILSQGLNLATLFDRGKDSMKHQTRFISHKPANVVLSSMEVVSQSMGFKTHIRNYKMRVEGLSANKSSHFSVILEVFKVAPSFLMVDIQNAAGDAEEYLKFYKTFCGKLDDIIWKPPDASVRNRVTKTKSKRR, from the exons ATGGTGGTGGTAAGAAAAGTAGGAAAGTATGAGTTAGGTAGAACAATCGGGGAAGGCACCTTCGCCAAAGTCAAGTTCGCTCAGAACACTGAGACCGGCGAGAGCGTCGCCATGAAGATCGTCGATCGCAACACCATCCTCAAACGCAAGATGGTTGATCAG ATTAAGAGGGAGATCTCGATCATGAAACTTGTTCGTCATCCTTGTGTTGTTCGTCTCTACGAG GTTCTAGCGAGCCGTACTAAGATTTACATCATCTTGGAGTATATTACTGGTGGTGAACTGTTTGATAAGATT GTTCGTAATGGACGTCTTAGTGAAGCTGAAGCTAGGAAGTACTTTCACCAGCTTATTGATGGAGTTGATTACTGTCATAGTAAAGGGGTTTACCACAGAGATCTAAAG CCGGAGAATCTTCTGCTGGATTCTCAAGGAAATCTCAAGATATCTGATTTTGGACTCAGTGCATTACCAGAACAA GGAGTTACCATCCTAAAGACAACGTGTGGAACTCCAAATTACGTTGCTCCTGAG GTTCTGAGTCATAAGGGTTATAATGGTGCTGTGGCAGATGTATGGTCCTGTGGGGTCATCCTTTATGTTCTTATGGCAGGATATCTTCCCTTTGATGAAATGGATCTCCCTACTTTATACAGTAAG ATCGACAATGCTGACTTCTCTTGCCCATCATATTTTGCCTTGGGAGCAAAGGCCTTGATCCGTAGAATTTTGGATCCAAATCCTGAAACT CGAATTACAATTGCTGAAATCAGGAAAGATGAATGGTTCGTAAAGGATTACACTCCTGTACAAGTTATTGATTACGAACATGTAAACCTGGATGATGTATATGCTGCTTTTGATGATCCGGAG GAACAAAAAGAAGCACAGGTTGGAACAAGAGACACGGGTCCACTGACTCTAAATGCATTTGACCTTATTATTCTGTCTCAAGGCCTGAACCTTGCAACTCTTTTTGACCGTGGAAAG GACTCCATGAAGCATCAGACAAGGTTCATCTCACACAAGCCAGCAAACGTGGTTCTTTCAAGCATGGAAGTTGTGTCGCAGTCCATGGGCTTCAAGACTCACATTCGCAACTACAAA ATGAGAGTAGAAGGACTATCTGCAAATAAGTCGTCTCACTTCTCCGTCATTCTAGAA GTCTTTAAAGTTGCACCATCATTTCTCATGGTAGACATCCAAAATGCAGCAGGAGATGCAGAAGAATACCTCAAG TTCTACAAGACCTTTTGTGGTAAGCTGGATGACATCATCTGGAAGCCGCCAGATGCATCCGTGAGAAATCGAGTCACCAAGACCAAGAGTAAGAGACGTTGA